One genomic region from Epinephelus moara isolate mb chromosome 8, YSFRI_EMoa_1.0, whole genome shotgun sequence encodes:
- the LOC126394179 gene encoding AP2-associated protein kinase 1-like isoform X6, protein MKKFFDSRRELVSSGPGSGVGGGGAGSGGGGSFIGRVFTIGRYQVTVEEIVAEGGFAIVFLVRTHQGVRCALKRMYVNNEHDLQVCKLEIQIMKDLVGNKHIVGFLDSSIAAVGAGDVWEVLILMDFCRGGQVVNLMNQRLQTGFTEAEVLQIFCDTCEAVAHLHHCKTPIIHRDLKVENILLHDRGHYVLCDFGSATNRFQNPQTEGVPAVEEEIKKYTTLSYRAPEMVNLYGGMVITTKADIWAMGCLLYKLCYFTLPFGESQVAICDGSFTIPDNSRYSQDMHCLIRYMLEPDPDKRPDVYQISYFAFKLARRECPVPNVNNSPIPAKLPEPIRASEAVAKKSQTKARLTDPVPTLETSIAPRQRPKAGQAQPQPISGILPIQPALTPRKRPSVAAGAPQAIGVGINVPPPATAAVQAAQPAPAAPQPAQTANMQPQATPQHQQLLMKQQQQASGFLSPQSNQQTASRGIQKVGSLTPPSSPKMAAKSGHRRILSDVTHSAVFGVPVSKSTQLLQAAAAEASLNKSKSASTTPSGSPCSSQQSVYHPGDNDTQSALTAPSTQPSWNPFGDDNFSKLTAEELLNKDFAKLAETAAPGEKVTGSSENHIPGLNTFPEKLIEGLKSPETSLLLPDLLTLANPFNSSAESSTHVKADVCVDSLIPGLEAPQAQRHSGQPEFITTSMPDSLTGEDSLLGCDLLSHTSPHGNQSVSALPSSSSCSSAPPGSGPGSCLEELPPGQTASDSAFLMSCGEKGNDDEFDPIPVLISKNSNQDVQGESNGYSVLGEGQETEPQEGDSQAHEGCMHSSDEDDDDEEEEESHKEEQENVVAIKSHAAAHDSSGARPLLLDSEDEEEQGPQLALHSSPHSSAVPTQPSTTFHQPTPSTFAQNHSQHVHEPAKGADVAADVFSKAPFRIAQEEPADVFANAPFPRGPLAAPQQFDVFSQAPFGKRKEAMGGQLSYPHAAGVHAVTPDQGVLGQVAQQPFRPQALAKYSRHFEGPVPQQPVAAHRVVSNVSRQAAVASVPVGPLHSWTSEVGAVDPFVSAPFHLKAPQEKP, encoded by the exons GAGGTTTTGCCATAGTCTTTTTGGTGCGGACTCATCAAGGTGTACGTTGTGCACTAAAAAGGATGTATGTCAACAATGAACACGATCTGCAAGTCTGCAAACTAGAGATACAGATTATG AAGGACCTAGTGGGCAACAAACACATAGTTGGCTTCCTGGACTCCAGCATAGCTGCAGTTGGAGCTGGTGATGTGTGGGAAGTCCTGATTTTAATGGACTTCTGTCGAG GTGGGCAGGTGGTTAACTTAATGAACCAGCGGTTACAGACAGGCTTCACTGAAGCTGAGGTGTTGCAGATCTTTTGTGACACGTGCGAGGCAGTTGCTCATCTCCACCACTGCAAGACTCCAATCATCCATCGAGATCTTAAG GTGGAAAATATTCTTCTGCATGACCGGGGACACTATGTGCTCTGTGATTTTGGAAGTGCCACCAACCGCTTCCAAAACCCTCAGACAGAGGGGGTGCCAGCCGTAGAGGAGGAGATCAAGAA GTACACTACTCTGTCGTACCGCGCTCCAGAGATGGTCAACCTCTACGGTGGAATGGTCATCACTACAAAGGCAGACATTTGG GCCATGGGTTGTCTACTCTATAAGCTGTGCTACTTCACGCTTCCTTTTGGGGAGAGCCAAGTGGCTATCTGTGACGGAAGTTTCACTATCCCAGACAACTCCCGCTACTCCCAAGACATGCACTGTCTCATTA GATACATGCTGGAACCTGACCCAGATAAGAGACCAGACGTCTACCAAATATCCTACTTTGCCTTTAAACTGGCTCGACGAGAGTGTCCAGTCccaaatgtaaat AATTCACCCATTCCTGCAAAACTTCCTGAGCCCATCAGAGCCAGTGAAGCTGTGGCCAAAAAGAGTCAAACCAAAGCCAG GCTCACAGACCCTGTTCCTACCTTGGAAACCTCAATTGCACCTCGCCAACGACCCAAGGCTGGCCAGGCTCAGCCCCAGCCAATATCAGGCATCCTTCCCATCCAGCCAGCTCTCACTCCACGCAAGAGACCCAGTGTGGCTGCTGGAGCACCACAGGCCATAG GTGTTGGTATTAATGTCCCACCTCCAGCTACAGCTGCTGTCCAGGCTGCTCAGCCGGCTCCTGCTGCACCACAGCCAGCTCAGACAGCCAACATGCAGCCACAGGCTACGCCGCAGCATCAGCAGCTCCtcatgaagcagcagcagcaagcttCAGGCTTCTTAAGCCCACAGAGTAACCAGCAG ACGGCTAGCCGAGGGATTCAGAAGGTTGGCTCATTGACACCCCCCTCGTCGCCAAAGATGGCCGCTAAAAGTGGCCACAGACGCATATTGAGCGATGTCACTCACAGCGCCGTGTTCGGGGTCCCAGTCAGCAAGTCCACCCAGCTACTCCAGGCAGCCGCAGCTGAGGCGAGCCTCAACAAGTCCAA ATCAGCCAGCACCACTCCTTCTGGCTCCCCCTGCTCATCCCAGCAGAGCGTGTACCATCCAGGTGATAATGACACCCAGTCAGCTCTCACTGCACCCAGTACTCAGCCTAGCTGGAACCCCTTTGGGGATGATAACTTCTCCAAGCTCACAGCAGAGGAGCTACTTAACAAAGACTTTGCAAAGCTAGCTGAGA CTGCTGCACCGGGTGAGAAGGTCACAGGGTCCAGTGAAAACCACATTCCAGGGCTCAACACTTTCCCAG AGAAGCTGATTGAGGGACTGAAGTCCCCTGAAACTTCTCTGCTGCTCCCTGACCTCTTAACCCTGGCCAACCCCTTCAATAGTTCTGCAGAGAGCTCCACCCATG TGAAGGCAGACGTGTGTGTCGATTCACTGATTCCTGGTTTGGAAGCCCCCCAGGCCCAGCGGCACTCAGGCCAGCCAGAGTTCATCACTACCAGCATGCCAG ACTCTCTCACTGGGGAGGACTCTCTGCTGGGTTGCGATCTGTTATCTCATACTTCTCCTCATGGGAACCAGTCTGTTTCTgctctcccttcctcctcctcctgctcctctgctcctcctggcTCCGGCCCTGGATCCTGTCTGGAGGAGCTGCCGCCTGGTCAGACAGCTTCTG ACTCTGCCTTCCTCATGTCGTGTGGGGAGAAGGGCAATGACGACGAGTTTGACCCTATTCCTGTGCTCATCTCCAAAAACTCAAATCAAG ATGTGCAAGGGGAGAGTAATGGCTACTCTGTGCTCGGTGAGGGACAAGAGACTGAACCTCAAGAAGGAGATTCTCAAGCACATGAGGGATGCATGCACTCCAgcgatgaagatgatgatgatgaggaggaggaggaatccCATAAAGAGGAGCAGGAGAATGTGGTAGCCATTAAGAGTCATGCAGCAGCCCATGACAGCAGCGGCGCCAGACCTCTGCTGCTGGACTCTGAGGATGAAGAAGAACAAGGACCTCAGTTAGCCCTCCACTCATCACCACACTCCAGCGCCGTACCAACACAACCATCTACTACCTTCCACCAACCTACTCCGAGCACCTTTGCTCAGAATCATTCCCAGCATGTACACGAACCAGCAAAAGGTGCAGATGTCGCTGCAGATGTCTTCTCAAAAGCCCCCTTTCGGATTGCGCAAGAAGAGCCGGCCGATGTGTTTGCTAACGCTCCGTTTCCACGTGGCCCCCTCGCAGCTCCACAGCAGTTTGATGTATTCTCTCAGGCTCCCTTCGGAAAAAGAAAGGAGGCTATGGGAGGTCAGCTCTCGTATCCTCATGCAGCTGGAGTTCATGCTGTTACCCCTGATCAAGGTGTGTTGGGACAAGTTGCCCAGCAACCATTCCGCCCACAAGCTCTGGCCAAATATTCCCGACACTTTGAGGGACCTGTGCCCCAGCAGCCAGTAGCAGCTCATCGAGTAGTGTCTAACGTGAGCAGGCAAGCCGCTGTGGCATCAGTCCCCGTTGGACCTCTTCACTCATGGACCTCAGAAGTGGGTGCTGTAGACCCTTTCGTCTCTGCACCATTTCACCTCAAGGCCCCACAAGAAAAGCCCTGA
- the LOC126394179 gene encoding AP2-associated protein kinase 1-like isoform X10 encodes MKKFFDSRRELVSSGPGSGVGGGGAGSGGGGSFIGRVFTIGRYQVTVEEIVAEGGFAIVFLVRTHQGVRCALKRMYVNNEHDLQVCKLEIQIMKDLVGNKHIVGFLDSSIAAVGAGDVWEVLILMDFCRGGQVVNLMNQRLQTGFTEAEVLQIFCDTCEAVAHLHHCKTPIIHRDLKVENILLHDRGHYVLCDFGSATNRFQNPQTEGVPAVEEEIKKYTTLSYRAPEMVNLYGGMVITTKADIWAMGCLLYKLCYFTLPFGESQVAICDGSFTIPDNSRYSQDMHCLIRYMLEPDPDKRPDVYQISYFAFKLARRECPVPNVNNSPIPAKLPEPIRASEAVAKKSQTKARLTDPVPTLETSIAPRQRPKAGQAQPQPISGILPIQPALTPRKRPSVAAGAPQAIGVGINVPPPATAAVQAAQPAPAAPQPAQTANMQPQATPQHQQLLMKQQQQASGFLSPQSNQQHHLVQSLQQQQQAASQASTLLHSKAKPVPPVITLQLQHQQQLHVAPVHETTAPHLTAIPESAVVGPAADPETASRGIQKVGSLTPPSSPKMAAKSGHRRILSDVTHSAVFGVPVSKSTQLLQAAAAEASLNKSKSASTTPSGSPCSSQQSVYHPGDNDTQSALTAPSTQPSWNPFGDDNFSKLTAEELLNKDFAKLAETAAPGEKVTGSSENHIPGLNTFPEKLIEGLKSPETSLLLPDLLTLANPFNSSAESSTHVKADVCVDSLIPGLEAPQAQRHSGQPEFITTSMPDSLTGEDSLLGCDLLSHTSPHGNQSVSALPSSSSCSSAPPGSGPGSCLEELPPGQTASDSAFLMSCGEKGNDDEFDPIPVLISKNSNQGGHSRSNSGSSESSIPNLARSLLLVDQLIDL; translated from the exons GAGGTTTTGCCATAGTCTTTTTGGTGCGGACTCATCAAGGTGTACGTTGTGCACTAAAAAGGATGTATGTCAACAATGAACACGATCTGCAAGTCTGCAAACTAGAGATACAGATTATG AAGGACCTAGTGGGCAACAAACACATAGTTGGCTTCCTGGACTCCAGCATAGCTGCAGTTGGAGCTGGTGATGTGTGGGAAGTCCTGATTTTAATGGACTTCTGTCGAG GTGGGCAGGTGGTTAACTTAATGAACCAGCGGTTACAGACAGGCTTCACTGAAGCTGAGGTGTTGCAGATCTTTTGTGACACGTGCGAGGCAGTTGCTCATCTCCACCACTGCAAGACTCCAATCATCCATCGAGATCTTAAG GTGGAAAATATTCTTCTGCATGACCGGGGACACTATGTGCTCTGTGATTTTGGAAGTGCCACCAACCGCTTCCAAAACCCTCAGACAGAGGGGGTGCCAGCCGTAGAGGAGGAGATCAAGAA GTACACTACTCTGTCGTACCGCGCTCCAGAGATGGTCAACCTCTACGGTGGAATGGTCATCACTACAAAGGCAGACATTTGG GCCATGGGTTGTCTACTCTATAAGCTGTGCTACTTCACGCTTCCTTTTGGGGAGAGCCAAGTGGCTATCTGTGACGGAAGTTTCACTATCCCAGACAACTCCCGCTACTCCCAAGACATGCACTGTCTCATTA GATACATGCTGGAACCTGACCCAGATAAGAGACCAGACGTCTACCAAATATCCTACTTTGCCTTTAAACTGGCTCGACGAGAGTGTCCAGTCccaaatgtaaat AATTCACCCATTCCTGCAAAACTTCCTGAGCCCATCAGAGCCAGTGAAGCTGTGGCCAAAAAGAGTCAAACCAAAGCCAG GCTCACAGACCCTGTTCCTACCTTGGAAACCTCAATTGCACCTCGCCAACGACCCAAGGCTGGCCAGGCTCAGCCCCAGCCAATATCAGGCATCCTTCCCATCCAGCCAGCTCTCACTCCACGCAAGAGACCCAGTGTGGCTGCTGGAGCACCACAGGCCATAG GTGTTGGTATTAATGTCCCACCTCCAGCTACAGCTGCTGTCCAGGCTGCTCAGCCGGCTCCTGCTGCACCACAGCCAGCTCAGACAGCCAACATGCAGCCACAGGCTACGCCGCAGCATCAGCAGCTCCtcatgaagcagcagcagcaagcttCAGGCTTCTTAAGCCCACAGAGTAACCAGCAG CATCACCTGGTACAGAGccttcagcagcagcaacaagcaGCGTCTCAGGCGTCCACCCTGCTGCACTCCAAAGCTAAGCCTGTTCCTCCAGTTATTACCCTGCAACtgcaacaccagcagcagctgcatGTAGCCCCTGTCCACGAAACAACAGCTCCTCATCTGACAGCCATCCCTGAGTCTGCAGTCGTTGGTCCTGCAGCTGACCCAGAG ACGGCTAGCCGAGGGATTCAGAAGGTTGGCTCATTGACACCCCCCTCGTCGCCAAAGATGGCCGCTAAAAGTGGCCACAGACGCATATTGAGCGATGTCACTCACAGCGCCGTGTTCGGGGTCCCAGTCAGCAAGTCCACCCAGCTACTCCAGGCAGCCGCAGCTGAGGCGAGCCTCAACAAGTCCAA ATCAGCCAGCACCACTCCTTCTGGCTCCCCCTGCTCATCCCAGCAGAGCGTGTACCATCCAGGTGATAATGACACCCAGTCAGCTCTCACTGCACCCAGTACTCAGCCTAGCTGGAACCCCTTTGGGGATGATAACTTCTCCAAGCTCACAGCAGAGGAGCTACTTAACAAAGACTTTGCAAAGCTAGCTGAGA CTGCTGCACCGGGTGAGAAGGTCACAGGGTCCAGTGAAAACCACATTCCAGGGCTCAACACTTTCCCAG AGAAGCTGATTGAGGGACTGAAGTCCCCTGAAACTTCTCTGCTGCTCCCTGACCTCTTAACCCTGGCCAACCCCTTCAATAGTTCTGCAGAGAGCTCCACCCATG TGAAGGCAGACGTGTGTGTCGATTCACTGATTCCTGGTTTGGAAGCCCCCCAGGCCCAGCGGCACTCAGGCCAGCCAGAGTTCATCACTACCAGCATGCCAG ACTCTCTCACTGGGGAGGACTCTCTGCTGGGTTGCGATCTGTTATCTCATACTTCTCCTCATGGGAACCAGTCTGTTTCTgctctcccttcctcctcctcctgctcctctgctcctcctggcTCCGGCCCTGGATCCTGTCTGGAGGAGCTGCCGCCTGGTCAGACAGCTTCTG ACTCTGCCTTCCTCATGTCGTGTGGGGAGAAGGGCAATGACGACGAGTTTGACCCTATTCCTGTGCTCATCTCCAAAAACTCAAATCAAG GTGGTCACTCGCGCAGCAACAGTGGCAGTTCAGAGTCCAGCATCCCCAACTTGGCCCGATCCCTTCTGCTGGTGGATCAGCTCATCGACCTCTAG
- the LOC126394179 gene encoding AP2-associated protein kinase 1-like isoform X9 has product MKKFFDSRRELVSSGPGSGVGGGGAGSGGGGSFIGRVFTIGRYQVTVEEIVAEGGFAIVFLVRTHQGVRCALKRMYVNNEHDLQVCKLEIQIMKDLVGNKHIVGFLDSSIAAVGAGDVWEVLILMDFCRGGQVVNLMNQRLQTGFTEAEVLQIFCDTCEAVAHLHHCKTPIIHRDLKVENILLHDRGHYVLCDFGSATNRFQNPQTEGVPAVEEEIKKYTTLSYRAPEMVNLYGGMVITTKADIWAMGCLLYKLCYFTLPFGESQVAICDGSFTIPDNSRYSQDMHCLIRYMLEPDPDKRPDVYQISYFAFKLARRECPVPNVNNSPIPAKLPEPIRASEAVAKKSQTKARLTDPVPTLETSIAPRQRPKAGQAQPQPISGILPIQPALTPRKRPSVAAGAPQAIGVGINVPPPATAAVQAAQPAPAAPQPAQTANMQPQATPQHQQLLMKQQQQASGFLSPQSNQQHHLVQSLQQQQQAASQASTLLHSKAKPVPPVITLQLQHQQQLHVAPVHETTAPHLTAIPESAVVGPAADPETASRGIQKVGSLTPPSSPKMAAKSGHRRILSDVTHSAVFGVPVSKSTQLLQAAAAEASLNKSKSASTTPSGSPCSSQQSVYHPGDNDTQSALTAPSTQPSWNPFGDDNFSKLTAEELLNKDFAKLAETAAPGEKVTGSSENHIPGLNTFPDVQGESNGYSVLGEGQETEPQEGDSQAHEGCMHSSDEDDDDEEEEESHKEEQENVVAIKSHAAAHDSSGARPLLLDSEDEEEQGPQLALHSSPHSSAVPTQPSTTFHQPTPSTFAQNHSQHVHEPAKGADVAADVFSKAPFRIAQEEPADVFANAPFPRGPLAAPQQFDVFSQAPFGKRKEAMGGQLSYPHAAGVHAVTPDQGVLGQVAQQPFRPQALAKYSRHFEGPVPQQPVAAHRVVSNVSRQAAVASVPVGPLHSWTSEVGAVDPFVSAPFHLKAPQEKP; this is encoded by the exons GAGGTTTTGCCATAGTCTTTTTGGTGCGGACTCATCAAGGTGTACGTTGTGCACTAAAAAGGATGTATGTCAACAATGAACACGATCTGCAAGTCTGCAAACTAGAGATACAGATTATG AAGGACCTAGTGGGCAACAAACACATAGTTGGCTTCCTGGACTCCAGCATAGCTGCAGTTGGAGCTGGTGATGTGTGGGAAGTCCTGATTTTAATGGACTTCTGTCGAG GTGGGCAGGTGGTTAACTTAATGAACCAGCGGTTACAGACAGGCTTCACTGAAGCTGAGGTGTTGCAGATCTTTTGTGACACGTGCGAGGCAGTTGCTCATCTCCACCACTGCAAGACTCCAATCATCCATCGAGATCTTAAG GTGGAAAATATTCTTCTGCATGACCGGGGACACTATGTGCTCTGTGATTTTGGAAGTGCCACCAACCGCTTCCAAAACCCTCAGACAGAGGGGGTGCCAGCCGTAGAGGAGGAGATCAAGAA GTACACTACTCTGTCGTACCGCGCTCCAGAGATGGTCAACCTCTACGGTGGAATGGTCATCACTACAAAGGCAGACATTTGG GCCATGGGTTGTCTACTCTATAAGCTGTGCTACTTCACGCTTCCTTTTGGGGAGAGCCAAGTGGCTATCTGTGACGGAAGTTTCACTATCCCAGACAACTCCCGCTACTCCCAAGACATGCACTGTCTCATTA GATACATGCTGGAACCTGACCCAGATAAGAGACCAGACGTCTACCAAATATCCTACTTTGCCTTTAAACTGGCTCGACGAGAGTGTCCAGTCccaaatgtaaat AATTCACCCATTCCTGCAAAACTTCCTGAGCCCATCAGAGCCAGTGAAGCTGTGGCCAAAAAGAGTCAAACCAAAGCCAG GCTCACAGACCCTGTTCCTACCTTGGAAACCTCAATTGCACCTCGCCAACGACCCAAGGCTGGCCAGGCTCAGCCCCAGCCAATATCAGGCATCCTTCCCATCCAGCCAGCTCTCACTCCACGCAAGAGACCCAGTGTGGCTGCTGGAGCACCACAGGCCATAG GTGTTGGTATTAATGTCCCACCTCCAGCTACAGCTGCTGTCCAGGCTGCTCAGCCGGCTCCTGCTGCACCACAGCCAGCTCAGACAGCCAACATGCAGCCACAGGCTACGCCGCAGCATCAGCAGCTCCtcatgaagcagcagcagcaagcttCAGGCTTCTTAAGCCCACAGAGTAACCAGCAG CATCACCTGGTACAGAGccttcagcagcagcaacaagcaGCGTCTCAGGCGTCCACCCTGCTGCACTCCAAAGCTAAGCCTGTTCCTCCAGTTATTACCCTGCAACtgcaacaccagcagcagctgcatGTAGCCCCTGTCCACGAAACAACAGCTCCTCATCTGACAGCCATCCCTGAGTCTGCAGTCGTTGGTCCTGCAGCTGACCCAGAG ACGGCTAGCCGAGGGATTCAGAAGGTTGGCTCATTGACACCCCCCTCGTCGCCAAAGATGGCCGCTAAAAGTGGCCACAGACGCATATTGAGCGATGTCACTCACAGCGCCGTGTTCGGGGTCCCAGTCAGCAAGTCCACCCAGCTACTCCAGGCAGCCGCAGCTGAGGCGAGCCTCAACAAGTCCAA ATCAGCCAGCACCACTCCTTCTGGCTCCCCCTGCTCATCCCAGCAGAGCGTGTACCATCCAGGTGATAATGACACCCAGTCAGCTCTCACTGCACCCAGTACTCAGCCTAGCTGGAACCCCTTTGGGGATGATAACTTCTCCAAGCTCACAGCAGAGGAGCTACTTAACAAAGACTTTGCAAAGCTAGCTGAGA CTGCTGCACCGGGTGAGAAGGTCACAGGGTCCAGTGAAAACCACATTCCAGGGCTCAACACTTTCCCAG ATGTGCAAGGGGAGAGTAATGGCTACTCTGTGCTCGGTGAGGGACAAGAGACTGAACCTCAAGAAGGAGATTCTCAAGCACATGAGGGATGCATGCACTCCAgcgatgaagatgatgatgatgaggaggaggaggaatccCATAAAGAGGAGCAGGAGAATGTGGTAGCCATTAAGAGTCATGCAGCAGCCCATGACAGCAGCGGCGCCAGACCTCTGCTGCTGGACTCTGAGGATGAAGAAGAACAAGGACCTCAGTTAGCCCTCCACTCATCACCACACTCCAGCGCCGTACCAACACAACCATCTACTACCTTCCACCAACCTACTCCGAGCACCTTTGCTCAGAATCATTCCCAGCATGTACACGAACCAGCAAAAGGTGCAGATGTCGCTGCAGATGTCTTCTCAAAAGCCCCCTTTCGGATTGCGCAAGAAGAGCCGGCCGATGTGTTTGCTAACGCTCCGTTTCCACGTGGCCCCCTCGCAGCTCCACAGCAGTTTGATGTATTCTCTCAGGCTCCCTTCGGAAAAAGAAAGGAGGCTATGGGAGGTCAGCTCTCGTATCCTCATGCAGCTGGAGTTCATGCTGTTACCCCTGATCAAGGTGTGTTGGGACAAGTTGCCCAGCAACCATTCCGCCCACAAGCTCTGGCCAAATATTCCCGACACTTTGAGGGACCTGTGCCCCAGCAGCCAGTAGCAGCTCATCGAGTAGTGTCTAACGTGAGCAGGCAAGCCGCTGTGGCATCAGTCCCCGTTGGACCTCTTCACTCATGGACCTCAGAAGTGGGTGCTGTAGACCCTTTCGTCTCTGCACCATTTCACCTCAAGGCCCCACAAGAAAAGCCCTGA